From a region of the Fischerella sp. JS2 genome:
- a CDS encoding histidine decarboxylase: MFPQLVDTNTSVSLKRLQQYIAECAKLSIGYPVNLNFDYTLLLPFFQYNLNNVGDPFIEGNFALHSKEFERQSLHWFAQLYELEEYWGYLTSGGTEGNLYGMFLGRELYSDAILYSSGDTHYSVAKAARLLKLPHVVISSQFNGEINYEHLEYELSKRKQQSAIININLGTTMKGAVDNIERIIEITQKLGIRFYIHCDGALGGMLLPFIKEAPKISFRDYPIGSISVSGHKFIGSPIAYGIVLTRQPYVKKIETSVEYIGSKDMTILGSRSGLAALLLWYAIQTRSQYFHREVATCLQNARYLRDRLLEINYHPLLNNFSTTVVFDKPGSELCRKWQLATEGNLAHVVVMQHISTQKIDQFIDNLLVKNKLPSFSTSCL, encoded by the coding sequence ATGTTTCCCCAATTAGTTGATACAAATACTTCAGTAAGTCTTAAACGACTACAGCAGTATATAGCTGAATGTGCAAAACTTTCTATAGGTTATCCTGTTAACCTTAACTTCGATTACACTTTACTGCTGCCATTCTTTCAATACAATCTTAATAATGTAGGTGATCCATTTATTGAGGGTAATTTTGCTCTTCATTCTAAAGAATTTGAGCGACAATCTCTTCATTGGTTTGCCCAACTTTATGAATTAGAAGAATATTGGGGATATCTTACCAGTGGTGGTACAGAAGGCAATCTCTACGGTATGTTCTTGGGTAGAGAACTCTACTCTGATGCGATTCTTTATTCTTCTGGTGATACTCACTATTCGGTTGCTAAGGCAGCACGTTTATTGAAATTACCTCATGTTGTGATTAGTTCACAATTCAATGGTGAAATCAATTATGAACATCTAGAGTATGAGCTATCAAAGCGAAAACAACAAAGTGCCATCATCAATATAAATTTAGGCACTACTATGAAAGGAGCAGTAGATAATATAGAGCGAATTATTGAGATCACACAAAAGTTAGGAATTCGCTTTTACATTCACTGTGATGGCGCACTCGGAGGAATGTTACTTCCTTTTATTAAGGAAGCACCAAAAATTAGTTTTCGAGACTATCCCATTGGAAGTATTTCGGTTAGTGGCCACAAGTTTATCGGTTCTCCGATCGCTTACGGAATTGTTCTTACCCGTCAACCCTATGTCAAAAAAATTGAGACAAGTGTTGAATATATTGGCAGTAAAGACATGACTATTTTGGGTTCACGTAGCGGACTCGCTGCTTTACTTTTGTGGTATGCTATCCAGACGAGAAGTCAGTACTTCCACAGGGAGGTTGCTACCTGCTTGCAAAATGCGCGCTATTTACGCGATCGCCTCTTGGAAATCAATTACCATCCTTTACTTAATAACTTTTCAACTACAGTCGTTTTTGACAAACCTGGAAGCGAGTTGTGCCGCAAGTGGCAATTAGCCACAGAGGGAAATCTTGCCCATGTCGTCGTTATGCAGCACATTTCTACTCAAAAAATTGACCAGTTTATAGACAATTTATTAGTTAAGAATAAACTGCCTTCTTTCTCAACCTCTTGCTTGTAA
- a CDS encoding alpha/beta fold hydrolase, which produces MTVINQQLPTTATFEKHVWTWQGYKIQYTVLGTGKPLVLVHGFGACIGHWRKNIPVLADAGYQVFALDLLGFGGSEKAPIDYTVEVWVELLKDFWIAHINEPAVFIGNSIGALLSLMVLAEHPEIAAGGVLINSAGGLSHRPHELNPPLRVVMSAFNKLVGHPITGNFVFNRIRQKHQIRRTLYQVYRDRQAVTDELVDMLHTPSCDPGAQKVFASILTAPPGPTPAELLPKVNHPMLVIWGADDPWTPITGAKIYEQAQENGKNIKIVPIPGAGHCPHDEVPDVVNSEIVEWLEHSLFNQHSALN; this is translated from the coding sequence ATGACTGTCATTAATCAGCAGCTACCAACAACAGCCACTTTTGAAAAACACGTTTGGACTTGGCAAGGTTACAAAATTCAGTACACTGTCCTGGGTACAGGTAAGCCCTTGGTTTTGGTTCACGGCTTTGGCGCTTGTATTGGTCACTGGCGAAAAAATATCCCTGTTTTAGCCGATGCTGGCTACCAAGTATTTGCCCTTGATTTATTGGGATTTGGTGGTTCAGAGAAAGCGCCTATTGATTACACAGTGGAAGTCTGGGTAGAATTACTCAAAGATTTTTGGATAGCCCATATTAATGAACCAGCCGTATTTATTGGTAACTCTATTGGCGCACTTTTAAGCTTGATGGTACTAGCCGAACATCCAGAAATTGCTGCGGGTGGGGTATTGATTAACTCTGCGGGGGGTTTGAGTCATCGTCCCCACGAATTGAACCCACCGCTACGAGTTGTGATGTCTGCTTTTAATAAATTAGTTGGTCATCCAATTACTGGGAATTTCGTATTTAATCGGATTCGGCAAAAGCACCAAATTCGCCGGACTCTCTACCAAGTTTATCGCGATCGCCAAGCTGTTACTGATGAATTGGTAGATATGCTTCATACACCTTCATGTGATCCAGGAGCGCAAAAAGTCTTTGCATCTATTCTTACCGCACCTCCTGGTCCGACTCCGGCGGAACTATTGCCGAAAGTCAACCATCCTATGTTGGTAATTTGGGGTGCTGACGATCCTTGGACACCCATTACTGGTGCAAAAATTTACGAGCAAGCGCAAGAAAATGGTAAAAATATCAAAATCGTTCCTATTCCTGGTGCTGGTCATTGTCCCCATGATGAAGTGCCGGATGTGGTGAATTCAGAGATTGTGGAGTGGTTAGAGCATTCTTTATTCAATCAACATAGCGCCCTCAACTAA